The Heliangelus exortis chromosome 24, bHelExo1.hap1, whole genome shotgun sequence DNA segment GGATGGTTGAGGATCAGACCCTGCTCAAACAGCAGTTCTGGCTCTGGTGGTACCCAGGGATGGGCTGTTGGTGCTTCCATGGTTCCTCATTCCCactccagcccctgcctgtgccagcattgctcctggtgctgcagaaCCTGTCTGGGCTGTTTTCCTGTTGTCCCCAGGTCAATCCCAGTCCCTGTTTCCCAtccttgtgctgctgggctgctcacAGATCCTTCCAGCCAGACCCTGGATTAAAActgcctttctttctttatttacttCCCCAGATTTTAGGCATGAGGTCAGCAATCCCCCCAGCATTCCAGGACAAGAAGATTTAATTACCTTTGTGCTGGGAGCTCAGATTCTGCATCTCtttgtgctgatttttttggcCACCCCCAGCCCATGGTGAAGGCTCCCCCTGCCAGATgtgccccagctgcagcagatcCAGCCAGGACCAATGCCCACCTACCCCCTGGATGCAAGAAGGGTGTCACCTCAGACCCAAGTGACAGCCAACTCAGCCTTTGTCCCCAGGGATTTTATTCCCTTAGCTCCACAGCCCCCACAACAGGCAGGGAAGGGCTCTTCTGGCCCAGTCACTGAGCACCTTGGCCATCAGATGTCCCTcagtggggacactggggacagtCCTACAgtcctgctctcctcctgccctcgTTGGCTCCTGCGTGGCTCAttttggagaagcagcagctcctgccaggagctCCTCAGGCCAGGCTACAGGTTGGGGTGGCAGAATGGTGCTTCTGGGACAACCGAGTCCCCGATGCCTTCCAGGAGGTTGTCCCACTGAGCAAATTCCTCCTGCAGGTCTGTGGGGGGCAGAGATGGTGCTGGGGTTACTCCAGTGATTATCCACCCAGGAGTAAAGGAGGAGCAGCAAGGGGATGGGAAGCACCAACCCCAAGCAAGTGGGAAAGCTCTTGAGCCCTCCCCAAGCCCCCAGGTAAGGTGCCCCCCAGCCTGTGCCATACTGAGATGCTTCTGCAGGAAGgccagagctgcctggctggTGATCTCCAGACCCTTGTAGGGATCAAGGGTTCCCCTGGCACCAAAGATGAGGCTGAAGAGCTTCCCAGTGAGAAAGGTGAAGTCAGTGTGGCTGTGGTGCACGGATCCCCTGGGACAGGGAAGAGatctgctgagctgggaagaGGTTCTCCTGCTGGGATGTGGTGCTCCCAGGAGGGTCCCAGCAGATGGGTGCCCTCATCCCCTGACTCACAGGATGGTTATAATCTTTGTCTGGCTGTTTCTGGAGCTCAGCCTCTTCATTTTGGCAATGCTCTCTGGGGTCTGGAACTTCTCAGAGTTGATGAAGAGCACGGGCTTGGTCACCTCTGGGTACAGAGCGTTCTCCAGGGGGAACATCCAGGCATCCAGAGCCACTGCACACCTGCAGCAGGATGggtgcccagcactgccacccaCCCCACAGCTTCCCTTCCCCCCAGGATGAGCCCCAGGGATTCCCAGAGCTCCTGGTCCCAGCTGTAGCTCACCTGAACCTGGGCTCTTTCACCAAGGCCAGCACTGCTGTCACCCCCCCAAAAGAGTGGCCCATGACAGTGACTCTGCTCAGATCAATGCTGCCCTGCAAAAAGGAGAGGGCTGAGGAGCCCatgcccaaccccccctgcagaAAGTCCcaaattagagaagaaaaagccaagAGAAGAAACTCAGCAAAGCCCCCACTGCTCTGCCCTCTGTCCTGTTCTCACCAATAGGTCccaggggagaaaagggagaagagaggcaCCAAGAAGCTGAGacacagaatcatcaaggttggaaaagaccccgaagctcatcaagtccaaccatccacCCTACAACCcataaccactaaaccatccacAAAACCACCCAGGCTCTGCATGGATCCTGCTCATCCCAGGAGGACAAACCTCACACAGCAAGGACTGATCCTGCCAGCAAAGGGCACCCAGACACCTCCCCCCTGCAGCCAAATGGTTCCCTGGCTGGTGCTTCAGCACAGCCAGACCAAAATACCTTCAGCATGGAGAGACTGAAGTCCTGGTGAAGGACATTGGGGACAGATTTCCCACTGCTGATGTCCTCCAGGAGCCGGAGCACTCGCACACATTCCTCTGCTCTCTGATGGACCTGGCAGCAAGAGTTGCCCCTTCCCCAGTTAACCCAGCTCCTCCAACCCACAAGTCTGGGGCCAACTCCATCCCCCCACACTCATCCCCCTAAAACCACTGGGACACAACCTTTCTCTCTATTTAGGATTTATTTCTCATTCATCCTCCAGAGTTCTTGCTGTTATAGGAAAAATGTTCCCCTTGTTTGTGCAATGTGCTGTCAGACAGAGCACACCCAAACCCAAGAGACTGCCCAAAGCCCCCCTGTGTTCCCTAGAGAGCTTTTCTGTGACAACCCTCAACCTGACATCATCCTTTTAAAAGGAGGCAGAAACGAGCAGGGAGGAACCTGGCTCAGGAGGAAACCTTCCTGCTCCCCAACAAGCAGCTGTCTGGGATAACCccagagagaaacaaaaatcagagcagGAACAAACCCAGCAGCCAGGTTTGGGTGAGGTTAAAGCAtccagggaggtggcagagcccagcctggctccagctggagcaggacagACAAACCCCATGAGCAGAGACAAACAGAttgaacagatttattttttttcctcagcttgcaaagagaaagctcagccccagcatcccagcagtacgagctggggaagggcaggagatGAAGAGCCCCCCCCCCAGGGATAGCAGGAGCCAGCTGGGTTTGGAGGAGGGATTTCACACCTCCTGGCTTGCCCACCCCTAACCCCACACCCTGGTACCTGTTTCTTTCGGAAATAAAACTCTTTCTGCCCCTGGGGCACCTGCTGGTAGGGGATCCACTCCTCTCTCCCATCCTCTGCTGTGCAGAAATACGTTGCAGAGGCAGAATGGTCCCTGGAGGGCAGCAGCCACGTTgtggggcagctccagcagctccctgggggtGATGTCCTgacagccccatcccacctgccaAATTTTGGGAGGGGACACCCAGACACCCACCTGTGCTCCAGTGCTGCCACCACGAAGCCCCAGGATGCCAGCTCCAAGCAGACTGAGGAGTACAGAGTCCTGTGGGGTGGGAGTGgggtcagggctgtgctggcaaTGCCAGGCAGGTCCGAGGGGGTGACGAGGGGACCAGGAcacccctgtccccatcctggctgtgtccctcAGCAGCCACTCAGCACCTGTAGCCCCACTCAGGGCTGATCCTACCGAAAGGCTCCCAGGCCATGGgagaagatgatcagagggtaCCCAGTGCTGCAGGGCTTGAAAGGTCCATTCCAGCTCACTGGCACTCGGCAGGAGCCTGCGGAGAAGAGAAACCCCacaggaaaagggggggggacagaggcagcgggtgctgctgctgctgctgcaatgggtccctgctcagctccatccccacccaggcaCCCCCAGCACGGGGGGTGGGCTTGGTGGGTGGGCTCCAAGCCCACTAAGGGAGCGGGTCCCTAAGGAATAGGGGAGCAGTCGGGATGGGGGATagggtgccccccaccccttaCCAAGGGCGAGGCTGATCAGgggggcagagcagctgagcagggtGAGGTTGGCAAGGCCAGCACAGTATTCATAACGTGGGATCCAgaggggctgctcagcccctccctggggcaggcaggggtaGAAAAGGCGGAGGAGGAGCCcctgggggagagaggggaagggggaggtggtggggacaGACTGGAGCAGCAATGGCTGAGTCCTTAGTGAGCTCAGCCCTCAGCAACCCAGCTGGCTGCAGCCACCCTGCTGTGCCTGGAGGTTtgtccctgtcctgtccctgtcaCCACAGACTcacggaatcacagaatgggttggaagggacattgaAATGTCATCTTAcactagcccaggttgctccaagccccatccagcctggccttgaatgtttccagggatggggcatcaacCACCGTTCTGGGCAACCCagggccagggtctcaccaccctcagcaTAAAAAACTTCTCCTAACATCCAGTCCAAGTCTCCCCTCCTTCACTTCAAAACCCTCACTCCCTGTCCTAGCACTACAGGCACTGCTAAAAACCTTGTCCCCCTCTTCCTTATACCCCCACCCTTTAAATTTTCAAAGgtctccccatccctgtccccatccatACCTGCCAGGTGTGGCCCACCATGACATCCGTGCACCCCACCTGGTGAGGTCCCTTCCcctgctgcagtgccagggaCTGTGTCCCCCCCATGCTGCCAGAGCTGAGCCTTGCACAGAGACACGGGGTCAGTGACCACCCCCTGCCTGAGGGGACCCCAATTCAGTCCCTAATCCTTACCCCAACCCCCCTCCTATGGCTCAGACCCTTAGAAAACCAGGTTCCcaattcctcctcccctccccatgttcCCATGGCTGGGtgtgggggggctgctgggtggGATGGTGGGGACCCCGTGGCCACCCATGGCACCCATCTCCatcatcccctccctgcccccgggatgctgagggctggggtgggcagcccaggcagagcagagctgggggtgtccaGGGGACAATGAGGACacggggggggacacacagagccctgcacccccccagagccctgcaCCCCCCCTGTGCAGGACTGCAGCTGCTCCCGGAACCACAACTCCCAGCATGGCCCTGGACTGGGACTACACCTCCCAGTAAGCGCTGGAGCCCCGGACTACACTTCCCAGTATACACTGGCTCCCCGCACTTCCCCTCCCAGTATCCCCAGCGGAACTACAgctcccagtgcttcccagtgcttcccagtgcCCGACTCCCAAAGccctccccgcagccccccagTGCTCCCCGCAGTGCTCCCAGTTACCCTCGCAGTTCCCAGTGCTTTCTCAAGAGCTTCCAgtgtcccacagctcccagtgctccccCAGACCTCCCGGtgcccctcagctcccagtatcccccagctcccagtgccCTCAGTTACCCCTACAGCTCCCAGTACTCTCCCGGACTTCCCAGTACCACCCCCCTCACCACCCCTCCAGTTCGCCCCATggctcccagtgctcttcccaAGCTCCCAGagctcccccagctcccagttTCCCTCTGTGCCCCCCAGGCATCCCCCCCACCAGCACCATTCCGCATTCCCCATCCCCCCCGCACTCACCAGTTCGCCGGgtcacagctcccagcacgcaCCAGTGCACCCTACACTACAGCTCCCAGTGACACCCGTGCACGGGAACTACAACTCCCAGTAGACACCAGTACAGGGCACAGCTCCCGGTGCCACCAGTGCAAAACCAcagctcccagtgccaccagtgcAAGTTGCAGGTTCCGGTGCCACCAGTGTGGGGACACAACCCCGGTCCCTCCATCGCATCCCCTCCGTGGGTTCCCTTGTCGAGTTCCGTGTCCACGGGCAACACCCTGACCTCGGGAGCTGGGTCCCTGCCCCCCCCGGGATGGGGACTGTCCCCATGCCCCCCCCCTACCCGAGGTGGCCCGGGGCTCCCTCTGCCCGTCCCCACGTCCCCTGCCCTTCGCTTAATCCGCTTTCTGCAGCTCAAGCAGCCCCCGGCCCGTGGTAATCCCCTCGGCGGTCAGGGATTAACTCCCCACGGGGCCGGGCCTGGCAAATAAATATCCAAAGATTTGGTAAAAAACCCTCCCTACCGAGCTGCCGCGCACGCAGACCCACGCCGAGCTCCCCAGCATGGGGCTGcgtggggaaactgaggcacaggctgggctgggactctgtgtgtgtcccctggGTCCCACTCGGGAGCGAGGGGAGACCCCAGCCCATCTGGGGGTGGTGGCACCCTGCCCCGTGCCCGTCCTGCCCAGAGGCTGAGGCCGGCCGGGTTGTTACACCCATGGATGGGATCCAGAGCCCTGCCCCGTCCCAGCTTGCACAGCCGGCGGGGCCGGTGCGGGGTGTCTGGCAGAGCCGGGGATGCCGGGGCAGGGTGGGAGAGTCGAGCCCCGACCTGCCCCTGCTGCCCACTCCAGCCCACGCCTGGCTCCACGCCGTGGGGCTCAGCAACCCCACAGCACCCCGGGAAATCCACTGGGGATGGGGGTAGCGGGGGATGCTCAAGGcggcccagcccagctgctccaggaCATCCAGCTCTCGCCTCTGAGCCCGCGGGATAATTGGGGTGGGGGTCCCGCAGCCGAACCCCAGGGTCTCGGTTCTGTGGGTTCTGTGGGGGCCGGTTGGCTGTTCTGCTGCCCGTGTTAGTCCCACGCTGGCTTTTCCAGGGGGATTTCCCAATAGGGATGAACTCGGCCCATGCTCCCGCTCGGCTCCTGCGGCTCATCCGGGGGGTTCTGGGCAGGCTGGGACCCCCACCTCTGGGACACGCCCCCCCTGAGAGCCCAGCACCGGCTTCGGCCCCCACTGCTCCCCAGTGGAACCCCGTCCctttgggggggtggggggggccGGAGACAGCTGGGGGCACCCGAGACCACCTGGACGGGACGGGCCGCGCCCCTCGGGGTTCCCCGGACTTGGGGTCCCGGAGCGTGCGGGGGGCACAAGGACCCTGCGGAGCCCCGGTACCCCCCGGGGCGCggggaacccccccccccctccacccccccttCCCACGTGGGCGCTCTGCGGGCGCGGCCAATGAGAAGGCGCCGCAGGGGAGGGGAGGCTCTGCGGGCCACGCCCACAGGGGCGAGGGTGACCAATAGGAGATGAGTGGGCGGGGCTAAAGCCGTGACGGTGCGAAAGGGACGCGGTGGAACAGATGCGGGACGGGGGGGGACCCGGTGCGGGGGGTGATGGAACTGGGGGGGTGATGGACCTCGGGGACCGGCCGGGCAGGGGGGCCGGGAATTGATCGGGGAAGAGAcaaggggacagggggacagccAGGGAGGGGACCCACGGACCGGGGACAACCAGCCCCGAGGGggacggacagacagacagggGACAAACAGCCCCAGGGCGGGAACGGACAGACGGACCGAGGACAGCCAGCCCCAGGGGGGACACGACAGGGGACACCCAGCCTcgaggggacacaggggacagcTAGACGGGGGGACAGGCGACCACGAGGGGCGCGGGCAGCTGGGGGCTTGCACAGGAGGTCAGGGGTGACACGGGGACAAACAGCCTAAGGCAGGGACAGACGGACAAGGTGACAAGGTGGGGGAACCCTtcatccccctccccaaccACGCGCACCCCCGGGGCAGGCGAACGGAGGGGGAGACCCCCGGGAGGCAGCTCcagagggagggcagagcccgACCCGGCGGCTCCTCCTCCGGCACCGTCCCCGGCCGGGGATGCAGCGCGGAGCGGCGGGGAGCCACGTGTCGAGCCTTCGGGGCACGGCGTCCCGAAACCCACCCGGAGCTGCGTATTCCCAAAGGTACCGGGAGGAAGGAGcgggctggggacagccctgagggagtgggaggtttttttattcccagGAGAGGTCTGCGCAGGGGTTCCCGTCGTGGCGGTGTGAGGAGCTGCTTGCGGTGACGGGGCTGGCGGCAGCATGACTGCCACGCCGCGACCTCTCCCCTTCCCTAGGGATTTGAAGCCGGGCCAAGCGGCGATGGAAATGTCATTGTCACAGCACGGGGACCCAGCGGAGTAGACgctgaggcagagggaagggagcGGGACGCTGGTGCCAGCGAGCTCTGCCGAGTGGGAAGACCCCCAAaagccagcacagccctgggtgGAGGGGACAGTGGGAGGACTGTGGGGCTCATCCACGCTCCCACGGACTGTAAAGGACAATCCTTGGGGGTCGGGAGCCGCCGTCCCACCTCCCGCTTCAGGTCTGGGACATCAGCCTTTCAACCGGACGGACTCTGACACCCGTCTGAGCCCGATGAGGAGCCGGGGCCGTGAATGAACCTATGCAGACCaggaagaaatacattttcctgaCTTTCCTTGCCTCTTggctcctgcttttcttctttggagGGGACCAGCTGCGCCGTTTCGCTTTCTTTCCCGGGAGGAAAGCCGAAGCCCGGAGGAACTGGCCCAGCTGGACGGATCGGTCCCTCCTCAAAAGCTTTGCAGACCCCgaggagctgcagagtgatGGGGACCCCTCGTTGCCATCGCCCCGGGAGCGGCGGGCGGCGAGGCTGAGTGTCTACAGGAACAGCAGGTGCCGGATGGAAACCTGCTTCGACTTCTCCAGGTGTGAGAAAAATGGCTTCAAAGTCTTCACCTACCCCCGGGAGTGGGACCAACCCCTCTCGGAGAGTTACAGCAAAATCCTCAGCTCCATCGAACGCTCTCGTTACTACACCCCCAAGCCTGAGGAAGCTTGCCTCTTCATCCTCAGCATCGACACTCTGGACCGGGACCACCTCTCGGGTCAGTACGTCCGTAACGTCGATGAGAAAATCCGCAGTTTCCCGCTCTGGAATGGTGGTAGGAACCACCTCATCTTCAACCTCTACTCGGGGACCTGGCCCAATTACACCGAGGACCTGGGTTTTGACATTGGCCAAGCCATCCTGGCCAAAGCCAGCTTCTACACAGAGAACTTCAGGCCTGGCTTTGacatctccatccctctcttCTCCAAGGACCACCCGCAGCGTGGTGGGGAGAAGGGGTGGTTGCATCAGGACtcaatccccccaaaaaagaaatatttattggtGTTCAAGGGGAAGAGGTACCTGACTGGCATCGGCTCCGGCACCAGGAACGCACTGCACCACATCCACAACGGGAAGGACATCATCTCCCTCACCACCTGCAAGCATGGCAAGGACTGGGAAAAGCACAAGGACACACGCTGTGACAAGGACAACGTCGACTATGAAAAGTGAGTTGGAGATGAGGTGGgaaagaggggctggggggtggggggacaccCCATAAAATGTTCTCACCCCTCTGCAGGGCGCAGCTGTGGCTGCTTGGGGTGGCTGGAGCTCCAGGTGTGGGGGGTTTTTGGGCTCTCCTGAAGTGGATGAGGGTTTCATTTGGGTGGTGGGGAGCGAGGTGCTggttgctcagggcttttctgttctgtattaAAGTTCAAGTAATCTGGTGAGAGCAGCTCTTATCTGCAATCAGTGCAGCCGCCTCTAATGCGATTTCCCTTTTTCCTAATGCTGATGAAtgatgcttttcttctcccccctccctgccctcccctaACATAAATGTTTCTCTTGGAGATCAGCCTGAAacatccctcccctccctggctccacTGAAAATCCCACAACACTGGCAGGGCTTTGGGCATCCCAGGGTGGAAGCCTCAAGCTCAACTGGACGTGGTGGGGTAGAGGGTTCCCCTGCACCCCCCTGACCTATGGGGATGGTGGCATCAGTGTGTGATGGACCTCGGTGGAAACATAGGGGGGATAAAGTTCTGTGGGTGTGGAAGGCTCTGTGAACCTTGCGGGCTCCTCAcctctccccatcctgctgcttgGGACCCAGCACCAACTGCTGGGTCCAGGGTTGGTGGCCACAGACCCTGTCCCACCAGCAATGGACAGGTCCCTGTCTAGCTGCTTGGGGACATCCCACAGCCACCCAGCCAGAGAGCAGATGGGGAGAGTCCACATTTGGCATCATCCTCAAAGCATCTTAGGAGGTACTGGGAGGTAAAAGAGGAGCCAGGGTGCTACAGGAACCAGGATTATCTGGGCCCTTGGGGCAGCTTGGGCACTGTGTGGCCCCATTGGCGGGTGCCACCAGGCCACCAGCCCCTGCAGTGGAGCCTTTTTGGGGCTGGAGCACTGGAGGACATTGAGCGATGCTGTGGGCTGGTGGGACATGATCCCAAGGTCAGTCCCATGCTGTGCTGAGGGGCAGTGGGAAGGGATATCCTGCTCCCACCAATCCAAGTAATCCCTAATACTGTTTGCAAGTACAGGGAGATTTACACCTCGCCTGGGGTGGCTTTAGGTGGCAGATAGACAGGACACATGTGACACAGGGCAGCGTGCTCGTGCGTGACCCCAAGCCATCCTGCTTGTCCTCGTGGCACACCCAGGAAAAAAGCCACCAGTGTCCCCATCGtgccagggcagctctgcccaaCCTCATGCAGGGGATTTATGTCCTCCTGCCCCACGGAGAAGGAGCTGGGACAGTTGTGAAGGGGACAGCCCAACGAGGAAGGGACACACTGTGGCTGGGGCAGTGAGACCCCGTCTGTCCCCATGGCCCCGTGCACTGGGGACATCCCCGGTGACCTGGTGCATGGCAGAGGGCAGCACGGGGAGCAGAGGACGGCCTCACCGGGGGCTTCATcaccctcctcaccccccctgGAGAGGCTGCCTAAAACAAACCGGGTCTGTGCCCCGGATAAAGGGGGGTTTGTAGCAGCGCTGCGGGTTGGCCCCGTGTGGGCTGCCCCGCGCTGAAAGCAACCGAAGTGGGTTGGGAAAAGGCTCTCTGGAGCCAACGGGACACCACCCCCCAAACACCCTCCCCCCGGTGGCACCGTGCCCAACCGGAGCCATGGAGGGGCCGGGCGGAGGGAGCGTGGTGGGCTCCCATCCCGGCTCCTAACAAAACAAGGAAGCCCTGACGGCGTGATTACCCGGAAACCGCAACGCGTCAggagcaaaatatttccatcgGGAGGTTTTGGCCCCGCAGCCCGAGCGGCGCCAGCCTCCCCGCCAcggctgcccccccccccccccgggatCCGTCCTGCTCGGGATGGAACAGCCCCATGGAGATGTTGGGGGTGACAGCTGAGTTTGGGGTCACTGAGGAGCGGGTGGCAGAGGATGTCCCCCCGGGTGAGCGCCAGGCTGCGGCTGTCACTGCTGAGGTGTCATCGAGGGGTCTGGGTGCTGTCTGAGCCACCCTCGCTCCTCGGGGCAGTCGCTTGCTCAGGAGCTGGGGTGTTAACGAGGCAAGGTGCACTAATGAGGTTTTCAGCATCCCTCGGAGATGTCAGGGTGGTTCCTCAGAGGTGGGTTTTGATCGTAGAACTTCACACCTCGGCACCGGGGTTGACTTCCCACATTCCAGGCTGCCAGGATGCTCCGTagtgctccagcagcacccgTGGCAGTGACACGTCCTTCACCCCCAGGCTGGCACCACTCCCATCACGGGGACACCCTTCTCTCTGGGGACCAGCACATTTCAGGCAGCCCTTTGGCCCCACCGCCCACACCTGCTTGGACCTCTCTTattcctccccatcccatccagGACCTCGCTGATtgattcctcctccccccacagGCAGGAACAAGCGGGGTCTGTCCCAAACTAATGTCAATATTGGATTTTCCGGCGTGGTCACAGGGACCCAGCAGAAGCCGCGCCTCTCCCCACCGGCTGCACAGAAGGGGCTTTCATAACCCCACAGCACGGGGAGGGGGAATGCTGCCGGCCCTCTGCCCCCACCTCCTTCCAGAACCGgtgccagggcaggcagggccgGTCCCGTCCCGGCACGTCTGGGCACGGTGGAGGAGTCGCCGCAGTTTCGGGCTCGGGGGTTCGGGCGCTGTCTTTGCATTGGGATTTCATTACAGTGGGGTGGAGGGACGAGGGTAATGACTTTGAAAGACACCAGGGTCCTAGGATCACCCACTTCTTCGGACTGAATTCGGCTCCTCGCTCCATCACGGGTCCCCTTTCTGATGGTGGGCTCATCCCTCCATCACTCAGAGCATCTCAGTTCCATCAACCCCGCCGAGCTGGGGAAATTTAGAGCCAAAATTCAACCCCGATTAATCCTAACGCTGGGCCGGGTCCATTTCCCCCAGGAGGGATGCACAGCTTTGTCGGGTGCCAGCGAGCCCCCCTCACCCCAGGGGTGGGTGGTCACAGGTGGGTGACCACCTGTGGTCACAGAGTTTTAGTTTGAGAACACATAATTTTGCACAGACCGAGTAAGATTCTGAACTGCCTTACTAAGTTGCTCATCACATACTTTATTCACTCCTCACTGTGTCTTTGGTAATACGGAAAACAAGATACCAGCAGCCTGTTTCACTGAATCAGGATGATATTATAATCTGTATTATAACAACAGAACCCCACTGTGATACATAATTCAGAATAAGCTCCTCATCTAGAAGGTTTACCCTTTGACAGAACAAACAATAGAATGGAGACTTTTCTGGACTTTTCTTATGCAAGGAAGTAAGTGATAGACACAGGTGGGGCTGTGTCTTTTCCTGATCCTCTCCCCCCAACCCCATTTCCCATCCCAGGTTCGActaccaggagctgctgcacaaCTCCACCTTCTGCATCGTGCCCCGGGGCCGGCGTTTGGGCTCCTTTCGCTTCCTGGAGGCACTGCAGGTAGGGGTTGGGGTCCTGGGGAGGACAGGGAGACCCTCACCCTGGGGTGTGGGGGTTTCGTCCCAAGCTGTGTGGGGTCCCACCGCAGGCTGCCTGCATCCCGGTGCTGCTGAGCGACGGCTGGGAGCTGCCCTTCGCCGAGGCCATCGACTGGGGCAAAGCTGCCGTGGTGGGCAGcgagaagctgctgctgcaggtacCGCGGTCCCATCCCGCCCCCCGTGCCCCCACCCCTCGGGACCCTCCCCTCGTGGTGAGTGGCACCAGGATTGACGAAGTCCCCAGCCAAACTTGGGGGATGAATCCTCCGCAGCTCTCCTgtggggggatgcagggagggcTCATCCAGCTCGGGGAGGGGGTTTTGTCCCAGTGCAGCCCCGGGGGGCATCATTCATCCCGGGGGGCGatggggggtgggtggggtgtTGAGCATCTCCCCAGACCCAAAGCCCGTGGGGGGTCCTGGGTCAGATCCTGCTTTCTTGGGAGGAGGTGGCACAGCATCCTTGGCCACGGGAGGTGCTGGAGGCAAGGC contains these protein-coding regions:
- the PAFAH2 gene encoding platelet-activating factor acetylhydrolase 2, cytoplasmic isoform X3, with translation MGGTQSLALQQGKGPHQVGCTDVMVGHTWQGLLLRLFYPCLPQGGAEQPLWIPRYEYCAGLANLTLLSCSAPLISLALGSCRVPVSWNGPFKPCSTGYPLIIFSHGLGAFRTLYSSVCLELASWGFVVAALEHRDHSASATYFCTAEDGREEWIPYQQVPQGQKEFYFRKKQVHQRAEECVRVLRLLEDISSGKSVPNVLHQDFSLSMLKGSIDLSRVTVMGHSFGGVTAVLALVKEPRFSAGHPSCCRCAVALDAWMFPLENALYPEVTKPVLFINSEKFQTPESIAKMKRLSSRNSQTKIITILPAGGICSVGQPPGRHRGLGCPRSTILPPQPVAWPEELLAGAAASPK
- the PAFAH2 gene encoding platelet-activating factor acetylhydrolase 2, cytoplasmic isoform X5; protein product: MGGTQSLALQQGKGPHQVGCTDVMVGHTWQGLLLRLFYPCLPQGGAEQPLWIPRYEYCAGLANLTLLSCSAPLISLALGSCRVPVSWNGPFKPCSTGYPLIIFSHGLGAFRTLYSSVCLELASWGFVVAALEHRDHSASATYFCTAEDGREEWIPYQQVPQGQKEFYFRKKQVHQRAEECVRVLRLLEDISSGKSVPNVLHQDFSLSMLKGSIDLSRVTVMGHSFGGVTAVLALVKEPRFRCAVALDAWMFPLENALYPEVTKPVLFINSEKFQTPESIAKMKRLSSRNSQTKIITILPAGGICSVGQPPGRHRGLGCPRSTILPPQPVAWPEELLAGAAASPK
- the PAFAH2 gene encoding platelet-activating factor acetylhydrolase 2, cytoplasmic isoform X2 gives rise to the protein MGGTQSLALQQGKGPHQVGCTDVMVGHTWQGLLLRLFYPCLPQGGAEQPLWIPRYEYCAGLANLTLLSCSAPLISLALGSCRVPVSWNGPFKPCSTGYPLIIFSHGLGAFRTLYSSVCLELASWGFVVAALEHRDHSASATYFCTAEDGREEWIPYQQVPQGQKEFYFRKKQVHQRAEECVRVLRLLEDISSGKSVPNVLHQDFSLSMLKGSIDLSRVTVMGHSFGGVTAVLALVKEPRFRCAVALDAWMFPLENALYPEVTKPVLFINSEKFQTPESIAKMKRLSSRNSQTKIITILGSVHHSHTDFTFLTGKLFSLIFGARGTLDPYKGLEITSQAALAFLQKHLNLQEEFAQWDNLLEGIGDSVVPEAPFCHPNL
- the PAFAH2 gene encoding platelet-activating factor acetylhydrolase 2, cytoplasmic isoform X4 yields the protein MGGTQSLALQQGKGPHQVGCTDVMVGHTWQGLLLRLFYPCLPQGGAEQPLWIPRYEYCAGLANLTLLSCSAPLISLALGSCRVPVSWNGPFKPCSTGYPLIIFSHGLGAFRTLYSSVCLELASWGFVVAALEHRDHSASATYFCTAEDGREEWIPYQQVPQGQKEFYFRKKQGSIDLSRVTVMGHSFGGVTAVLALVKEPRFSAGHPSCCRCAVALDAWMFPLENALYPEVTKPVLFINSEKFQTPESIAKMKRLSSRNSQTKIITILGSVHHSHTDFTFLTGKLFSLIFGARGTLDPYKGLEITSQAALAFLQKHLNLQEEFAQWDNLLEGIGDSVVPEAPFCHPNL
- the PAFAH2 gene encoding platelet-activating factor acetylhydrolase 2, cytoplasmic isoform X1; the protein is MGGTQSLALQQGKGPHQVGCTDVMVGHTWQGLLLRLFYPCLPQGGAEQPLWIPRYEYCAGLANLTLLSCSAPLISLALGSCRVPVSWNGPFKPCSTGYPLIIFSHGLGAFRTLYSSVCLELASWGFVVAALEHRDHSASATYFCTAEDGREEWIPYQQVPQGQKEFYFRKKQVHQRAEECVRVLRLLEDISSGKSVPNVLHQDFSLSMLKGSIDLSRVTVMGHSFGGVTAVLALVKEPRFSAGHPSCCRCAVALDAWMFPLENALYPEVTKPVLFINSEKFQTPESIAKMKRLSSRNSQTKIITILGSVHHSHTDFTFLTGKLFSLIFGARGTLDPYKGLEITSQAALAFLQKHLNLQEEFAQWDNLLEGIGDSVVPEAPFCHPNL
- the PAFAH2 gene encoding platelet-activating factor acetylhydrolase 2, cytoplasmic isoform X6; translated protein: MGGTQSLALQQGKGPHQVGCTDVMVGHTWQGLLLRLFYPCLPQGGAEQPLWIPRYEYCAGLANLTLLSCSAPLISLALGSCRVPVSWNGPFKPCSTGYPLIIFSHGLGAFRTLYSSVCLELASWGFVVAALEHRDHSASATYFCTAEDGREEWIPYQQVPQGQKEFYFRKKQGSIDLSRVTVMGHSFGGVTAVLALVKEPRFRCAVALDAWMFPLENALYPEVTKPVLFINSEKFQTPESIAKMKRLSSRNSQTKIITILGSVHHSHTDFTFLTGKLFSLIFGARGTLDPYKGLEITSQAALAFLQKHLNLQEEFAQWDNLLEGIGDSVVPEAPFCHPNL